The following nucleotide sequence is from Paroedura picta isolate Pp20150507F chromosome 1, Ppicta_v3.0, whole genome shotgun sequence.
aaccagtacAGTAAAATACCAGTCAATGATTTCAAGATGGCGGCATAATCCCAACGGGCCCAAAGGCTCATTTCAGCTGTTCCAGTCTAATGATGTGGCTCCAAAAGATCTAATGCACGGGTTCTAAACATCCATGCAATTTCAGTGTAGGGCGGGACCCACAGATCGTAACTCCGATCATTTATATTTGTGTTCAAGAAATGGAACATCTGGATCGTTTTGGCATGTTTTTCAAATACTGTCCCTGGGCCCAAGGGCTTtaccagaaacaaactgggaatTCCTTGTACCTCAACTAAAATTTCTGCCTATCCTCTGAGGGCACTGGATTTCCGACAGTTTGCTTCTCTGATGACAGACATCAAAtcctcaaaagttgagctgaacaataaaaataatgtaaaacttgttggttgtttattatggtgcacaattaaaaacagaataaaaacttcttaaaaactataccgaactaacagcacatagaaccaaggaccaaacacgtttcgacccttccgggtcatcctcagtggtcaagattatgataatacactctatatagaaatatacctatatagaactctctataatgtatagctgaatggttcagtgggatctgtaatgtgtaaattttatccttttgcttagctttttctgacgcatatgagattacactctgaacttaatgatagcgaagagtggtgactttaggaatttgtctccaaaaaggcaaaacgataaaatttacacattacagatcccactcaaccattgagctatacgagagttctatatttctatatagagtgtattattataatcttgaccactgaggatgaCCCGGAAGTgtcgaaacatgtttggtccttggttctatgtgctgttagttcggtatagttttaaagaagtttttatcctgtttttaattgtgcaccataataaacaaccaacaagttttacattatttttattgttcagctcaacttttgagttcctacctgttaaggttgggttttgttccttttttggtttagcagacGTCAAATCCTCCCCACACGTTCTTGCCATAGGTCCCCCATTCTTACTATGACGCTGTTCTCCTGTCCTTGCAGGTTTAACATGCACAGAACAGAACTTCATCACAAAAGCAGCCTTCCATCAAGCTGCGAGTGAGCACGGCCTTGTTGTCGTGGCTCCGGATACCAGCCCACGTAAGTGAGGAGCCAACGAGCATCAAATGGATTCTGCCTCTGGTTGCGTGTTAGCCGGTTGTTAGCCAGTAAGTTACCAGTGCCACCCTAATCCAGAGATAGGCCTTTTGAAGTCTGTGGACTAGAAAggtctaactctgtttaggattacactgtgaaGCTGGTATAGAAGCCTAGAATGTGTGTGCGCTGTTTCTCTCATTCATGATCATAGAAATGGCAATAGTGGAAAAGaaatctgagagccagcttggtgtggcggTTGAGAGCGTTGGcccctagtctggagaactgagtttgattccccactgctcctctgaACGcacccagctggatgaccttgagccagtcccagtttgttctctgtctctgtgtctctggcgATTGTAAATAGGGTTTGGACGGCCgggcacacaaccctaattgtaaGCAGTGTTGAGActcttgaggcctgctggatgaccttgggccactcacagttctctcagagttctctcagccccacctcactcacagggtgtctgttgtggggagaggaaaggaaggcgaatgtaagccgcttggagacttctttgggtagagaaaagcggcatataagaaccaactcttcttcttcttcagtaatctcagggctctctcagcctcacctccctcacagggcgtctgttgtggggagaggaaagggaaggcgaatgtaaggcgctttgagactccttcgggtagagaaaagcggcatataagaaccaactcttcttcttcttcagtaatctcagggctctctcagcctcacctccctcacagggcgtctgttgtagggagaggaaaggaaggcgaatgtaagccgcttggagactccttcgggtagagaaaagtggcatagaagaaccaactcttcttcttcagggctctctcagcctcaccttcctcacagggtgtctattgtagggagaggaagggaaggcaattgtaagcagcgtTGAGActcttgaggcctgctgggtgactttgggccaatcaccattctctcagagctctctcagccccacctacctcacggggtgtctgttgtggggagaggaagagtggcccattgtaagcccctttgagacttcaggtaggaaaaaatcAGATGCAAAAAACCCCATCTCTTCTGCTGATGCTGCATATCTTTACGCTAGCTTTAAAAGTCCATCTGTTAAGGTAATAGTCAGCAACAGGCTATCTATGGGGTTAAATTTGACCCCTCTTTAGTAGCATGATCCAGTTCTTAGATTTCAGCCCTGGAGGCAAACCCAAGAGTATGGGTAAGCTGCCTTTCTGGCCATGGGTTGTGTCAGGGGCTCCCATGGTGTTTCCGACATCCTCCTGCACTCGATTGGCAAAATGGCCCTTGGGGGGACATGGCGTAGTCCATCAGCCTGCCAGACCGGCCTCTGATTTTATCAACAAatggaagaggagggagagagacctTTTTCATTGAGCAGCAGTTGGCATGCAAGTGATACCCAGCTGCTAGTGCTTTGGATGGCAACTCTTTTTACTTTTggacagctgcctggtgtgtgtTTTATGGAAGGGTGTACAGACAGAATGCCTTAAAGGAGCCAATGAATAACAGTTGCTGGCCAGGATATTATGGGATGGCAACTGTGCATCACCTGTCTCTCTGCAAAAAACTCTCCGCAGCTTAAGTTTCTGTACCTGACAATTTGAATCTCCATTATTCTGTGCAAATGCCTCAAATGTAACTGGGAAACGATTGTAAGACTTGTGGGAACTGAACAGGGCTGCACTCAGAGTCCTACTTTCTCTTCTCCCAGGGGCAGACCCAGAATGGATAGTCCTGGATGCTGTATTTCCTAGATTTTTGAGGTCAGACCAGGTTCTCAGGCTCCCATCTCCATTTTTTAATTCTGCACATTAatttttctccaaggagctcagcgtTGTGTAAACagatctcccctccctcctgtgaGATAGAGGAGGCTGGCAAGGAGCAAAGCTGCCTGACacagaactaggggcaaagcccgttgcaccctgGAATACAACTGATGCTAGCACACAcgcctgcactgtgaccttcctgggttttgctcgcgcacacacacacacacacacacacacacgttctctGCTCGATCTTGAGAtgcagtgtggtgaagtggttaaagagtagccaACTCCAGTCTCTGACTCCTCCTAAATATGAAGCCGtctgggttgccagtttccaggtgggggcctggaaaactTGAGGAAGTTCAAAGAGagaaaggatgaaagagagagaaagagacagagaaagaaagaggggggagggaggagtgaaggaaggcatcagttctcctggagaaagcagctgctttggaggggcactggccctcctgctcccacccccatccaacagtgtctacacaggtccccactatccccaccttcccatccaaacctacatcttccaaaggccaggctgggcaggctgtggagaggggggctgccaccttcccaacCCCCACATCTTGCAAAGGCCAGACTGCTTGGGGAAAgccataggggatgggctgcctccttcccacccacccccatctcccaaaggctgggccaggcagggaaggccacagagtggctgcctcctttctgcccacTCTCCTAAATCTCCCGAAGGCCAAGCTGGggcgcggaggggaggggggctgcctctttcccaaccACACCCACATCTCCCAAttgtggagttggaagggacatccagaggcatctagtccaaccctcctgcagaatgcaggacattgacaactacctgcccacccacagtgactccaatgcccaggtgatgcccttATGGGATTGCCCCCATGTTTTCTGTAGGGCAGCCCTAACACCTgcatgacggagaggctgattctgtgaaggctcaagggggtggcaggttacagtagatgagcgatagggttgttgtgaatgtcctgcatagtgcagggggttggactagacgacccatgaggccccttccaactcttattattctatgattctaactggtgGAGGCAGAGTAGATGCAGGTTTTATAATCACTGCCTTTcccttttgggagaggggagaaatgcaCGTTGAATTTCTGCAGTGGAAGAGTCCTGGTAGCAACACATCCCTTGAGTTACCCACCcttgttttgtatgtttttccAATTGCCAGGAAGATTTTTCTGCCCAAATGTTTCCTGTTTTCCTGGcatatttttctttctgcttgGCCAGTCTTTCAAAAGACTTTTCCCATTCATGGAAAATACTTTTGGACTTTCTGCCCAACAGAGATTTTTCAGAGGAAGATTAAAAACTCACCAATTTTCTTTCTCCCACATCTCTCCtaacccaggcaagcccgatcctatcagacctcagaagctaagcaaggctgactctggctagtatttggatgggagacctcaaaggagtTGGGTTgtagttccttcaaggaacaccaggggtcatgatgcagagacaggcagtggcaagccacctcccaacatcccttgcctgcctgccagcgaTCCTCGGATCTCCTGCATACGCTATATACACACCACACAATACTTAAATTATTAAATTTCTCCATTTCCTGGGGCAGGGGACCAAGATTGGTGATCCTTTCACATGTGCACTGGGCAGTGATGAGTCTGAATGCAGACTTTCCTTCCATGTCAGGTGGCTGCGGTATTAAAGGCGAAGACGAGAGCTGGGATTTTGGCACCGGTGCTGGCTTTTACGTGGATGCCACTGAGGAGCCATGGAAAACCAATTATCGGATGTATTCTTACATAAAGGACGAGGTAACGGTTCCTTAGCCTGGGCAAAGAGCCCCAGTACTCAGTGGGAGCGTACAATTGCCTTTGGCTTTGTAACTATATTGAATGCCACGTAGGATGAGACATTCGAGACTTTccttttattccccctccttcttTCAAGGTAGTTTTGATGGTTAGCCCTTCCTGTGATTCTGTTCCTGCTTAGAGTTTAGAAATATTGACAAAGACAGGATCCATTTTGGTCTCTTTGAACGCCAGTGTGCtggagtgcttaagagcagctgcttctaatctggagagccaggtttgattctctgctcctcctctccatgaagcctgctgggtggccttggatcagtcccagttctctcagagctccctcggccccacctccctcacaaggtacctgctgtggggagaggaaggggaggcaagggAAGCTGCTCAgaggctccttaaggtagagaaaagcagggtgtaataacctcttcttcttctcttcctataAGTTTATCTGTGTCTTCTTTTGTCTTTGTTAAGTTCTAGGGATGTGGCAGCCCATAATTCCTTAGCTGTTCTTCTCATTTAGCTGAATGTTTTGACCCTTTTTCCCAGAAGCAGATGGATAAGGACTCAGCCCCTATTCTAAATATGCAGAAGTCTTTATATCCCAAAGTTCCCACAAATTACAATGTCAGAAATATGCAGAAGTCTTTATATCCCAAAGTCCCCAGGAATTACAATGTCAGAAAGACATTATGAGAACCAGTTtcttgcagtggttaagagtggcggcctttaatctggagaagctgggtttgattcctccatccgcagccagctgactgaccttggatcagtcaaaGTCCTGCTAGaggagttctcacagagcagttcttccacagTTCTCTCgaccccgcctacctcacaggatgtctgttgtggggagaggaagggaaggcaattgtaatccactttgagactccttcaggcagtgaaaagcggggtataaataccaacttcTGTGAGACTGCTTCAGCAATAGCAGATAGAACAAAGATCATTGGACAGGCAAGATGTCCTGCATAAAGAATGAGAAACATTCCTATGTTGAGACGGTCTTTTCCTCAAAAAAAACCTGAATATCTTCaagtctccttttcttctttccttccaatGTTTTCCAGTTGCCAAAACTGATAAATGCCAATTTCCCGGTTGACTCTGAAAGGATGTCTATTTCGGGACATTCCATGGGAGGTCACGGAGCTCTCATCCTTGCTTTGAAGAACCCCGGGAAATATAAAGTAAGATTCTGAAGCTTAAACAACATTGAATAACGTTGGGGGGATTAAATGACAAGGCAAGGGGAGGGAACATTCCATAGTAACATGTGAGAATCTTGTTTTATCAGTGTACGTGTGGCAGATGTTCGAATAATATTTTTGATAGCTGAACAAATGGATAGCAAGAAATCTAAAATGACTTAAtttgcccacccccacccacagcATCAGAGGGAAAAGGAGCTCTGGGGCTGCTTGGTGTGGTGGGGGAAAAAGTTAGACTTAAAAGAGACAACCAGAGGAGGGGTgtaaaggggattttattatattattattatattatatattatattgtcttctgttgggtttttataactgaatgtaaaccaccacgagccggtaGACCCGGGAGTGGTAGTTAATAAAaactaatatataaatataatataacacCCAGAGTCATGGGAAAACATCTTTTCTGGTTTTGCCCTTACAATTCTGTCTGAAATGAACTTTTCAAATATCCAGAGAAGGCAAGGTTTGAAGTAACCTTGTCTTTAGGTCAACTTTTTGCACTAACTTTGCTTTCGTCTTCTGTTTCCAAACAGTCGGCTTCAGCGTTTGCCCCAATCTGCAACCCTGTCCAGTGCCCGTGGGGGAAGAAAGCGTTCAGTGGATATCTAGGATCCAACGTTGCCCCGTGGGAGGTAGGGCATTGCAAGCGTCGATCTGATGCCACACTAGCTGGCACAGAGGGACAGAAATATGTTCCCACGGGAAAGGCCAACTTGTTTCTTGAAACTCTCCCACTCACCAAGGCCcctattgttggcagagtttcgaTATGCAAAGAGGGGCGAAGCAACAGGATGCTTAAAGAAGAAATTGGTTATATTTAGAAAAGAGGCAACTttggagaggaaaagagagagagaatgagaattGTCTTAACAGTCTAGCTGTTcatcattcattctgtctgttgaggaggcaagcagggaggaagtgtgctccaaggagcaggaagtctcccacagCTAATCAGGATGCTGATGGTGatcatctgaaaaatatcagaacgCTCCTGAGCTAGCTATTCCAAACACACATCTCCAGTGCCCCCTACTGGacattctttatattctgctcactCATGCcttctgcagatcttgcatattccaacaccttTCCTGTAACTCCCTTTCGTGTTTATGGTGGCTTCATGGAGGCCAAGCAACTAGAGTGAGTCTGAAGTCCTTCTCTGTCCTCATGAGACATGACTTACTTGGtagctttttgatgtggaacatctactggcgcagtCCCCCAAATGGATGTCTACGGACATTACAACTGTAGTGCCACCCGCAgggactgcaccagtagatggGCAGCAGCGCAAGAGCACTGATGCACATTCAGTGCTCTGGTGTCACCACCGCCAGTCTTTCAAGGCcactcccaccctctggagagcaggggcagccttgggagacatgcaggggtggggccagcccaccACGACCTGCCACCATGTAAGGAGAGGGGATGGAGTGGATGGAGGGagcagggaacaaggattctcatTCCTTCTGTGGAtattccacataaggggtgagaatccttgttggtagatTTTTTAATGTATGCTTGAAACTATTATCAGAAACACTTGTACGCCACCTCTCTGCCCAAGGCattataaaaacaatgaaaaataaatttgttACATTATGAATTAGGCTATagaataaaattatattacaaCTAGAAATTAAGgacgctgtagaagaaatacagcaggCTCTAGGGAATTTGGAGGAAGAACGTAGGAGAGGAAAggtggaagagggaaggagggatgggagggagaaaggagggcaaggggtgggtgaagggatggatagaagggagaaagaaaggaagagagaaaggaagaaaggcagaaagcccgcaagcaagcaaatgagagggagagaaagagggagggaggcagaaaggggagagagaaatagagggaggaaggaagcaaggaagcaaggcagGCAAGGAGGTAGGTGGAATGAGATGGGACAGGGGGGGAAGgcgggtgtgtgtgaagggtccaGGGGGGCAGTTGCAAGGGGGgccgaattgggagggggggtggcaggggaagagcgcTAGCATGCAGGCGGCTGGGCGcaggaggctccccccccccgtacccctgagggcctggcctcctcctgggaagcctttccccctacccctctctctctctctctctctctctctctctctctctctctctctctctctttttttaagagTCACAGTCATATTTCTTGcttggtcacagttctcctaaGGAAATGTTCTTTGCTTCCTTGTAGGCCTACGATGCCACCCACATTGCAAAGTCCTACCAAGGTCCCCCTCTGGATATTCTAATCGATCAAGGCAAGGATGACCAGTTCCTTTCGGCCGGGCAATTGCTGCCTGATAACTTCATTGCCGCCTGCACAGAAAGTAAGATCCCGGTGGTCTTCAGGATGCAACAGGTAAGGCCGGCTTCCTTTTGCTCTCCTGGTCTTCACTCTTGGAGGAGCATTGGACCCCCTTCCATATACGGTCAAAGGAGAACGTTCACATctctctgtgtggggagaggcacTGGTGCCCTTGAAGTGGGAACTTTGCCccattttgtggggtgggggtgggatggcaCAGCTCCCCTTCGGACTTCCTTGCTGAAATAAGGGACAAGAACAAACCCCAGTGTGCTTCTTCGTGCCCAGGTTCATGACATGAAAATGGATTACAGAGTGGATCGTGAAAGACCTGTGAATTTGTATAGAGACCAAAGTGATTTTTTTCACTGGGGCCCCTCTTTTCTGCCTGCTTCCAAGCCTTATTTTTGAGgcaacgtggtgtagtggtcaaggaCGGTGGTTTTGaatctggcgagccgtgtttgattccctgcttctccacagctGAGTGGAGTACCTTGGGtcacagtcacagtcctgttagagctattctgactgagcagtaatatcagccccacctacctcaccaggtgtctgttgtggggagaggaaagggaaggtgactgtaagccctttgagactccttcggttagagaaaagcagggtataaaaaacaagtctTTTATGGAGAACTTACGGGAGAACATGTAATATGTGTCCTCTTAAGCAAGGCTTTAGATGAGATTAACCTGCCTGAAAACGATCCCTCTTTTCTTCTCCCTAGGGCTACGATCACAGTTACTACTTCATAACAACATTCATTAATGACCATATCAGGCACCACGCGAAATACCTCAACGCTTGACGGGGTCCCTTCCGTGCGCAGCCTTGGATGAGACAAGACAATTGAAGCGATCAGTGGAAATAAGCAGCCGTGATGATTTGCATAATTTACAGTCCTGATTTCTTCCTCCCCCAGCCtctgaataaatattttgaaaaagtACGCTAGATTTTTGATTACTTTAAACGCTGTAGGTAACACAGCGAAGTTACAGTCTCCCTATCAGAACTGTAGCCAACAGCAAGACAGGCGGCTTTAGCCATCCGGCTACAGTTCTTCTGCCTGTGCCAAGTCATCCTGTGGCAGACGCAGGGCTCCCACGGAGCAGCAAAACATCTTCCTTACAACAGGCTTATTAGTGGTTTCTTTCTCCACCAGCTGTTTTCCCTGTTTCAGATTCCCACAGGTTAGCTTGAGCTCACAAGCTAatctcctctgaacatctctcgccTTGCGAACCTGACAGGTTTGCCATCAGTCatctaatttattggtcattcccggccccaacttggagcagggccttctcggtcctggcccctacctgctggaatgagctccaagaagacctgggggccctgcgggagcttttgacataccgcagggcctgcaaaacagagctcttccgccaggtctgggGTTGAGGACGGCGTGCCGAGGAAtatctgatgcccccccccccgtgttaagAGCGTAAGCATTCACTGTGTTATctatgctccctcctcccactcctgtatgTGATTTCTGGGGGCTGTTAGTGGATTGCAGACCGCcatagtttttaaaagtttttaggagtctgtttattGTACATGGATCGAtgtctggaattgttttaatggggtttttaatgtggaCAGTTGTAACCTGCTACGAGCCAATTTAGGAGAGACAggcaataagtctaaacaataaataaataaataatctccaaCTTGACGACACTTATGGCCACAGGATTGCCTTCCAAACCGGAAATCTAAACacctaaataatttgctaaggggtAATGAGGCgggatctgtccgtgatgaggaagggtccggattggacccttcctctggacagacaatcagagcgcctgccgattggtccctctgattcccagccccagcaactgtgagccgcgcacagcgcggctcgcagttgctcccagcctgatgcggcgagaggcgtgaagcgcctctcgccgcgtaaggccgctacccgagggagcccccggcagtcgcgcggagcgcggctgccggcgccTCCCTGTCTCCGCCGCCGCCGggggcctccctgccgccgctgccggggcctccctgccgccgcgGACAGCCGCCCCCGGCGCACGGAGCCGCCGCAGAcagccgtcgccgcgggacaccATGCTGGgtaagttcctagcgcccgctgtatccctctTACAGCGGGCTATCTTTCTAGTGATGATATAAGAGGACAAGGCAGCCTGTTTAAAATTGAAAGACTTgaccttgcagcaggagccatagcatgtaatcaggggtcgtttgctgCTTGGCaggactctgtctctgtgtgtgtctctcaggcgtctgagagcaaagtggtttagcgtccagggaaggagggtaggAGCTGGAGTGGGAGGGCTGTACAGCCAGCacactccacccccagggctgtttcacaaatattaagaggaacaatgcaTAAGGATATCATGTTACTTAGAACTGTtgtcagccaccctgagccctctggggaagggcagcatacaaatgagaaaatggattttaaaaggaaaagaaaggtcccccctgaatttgccgtatgctgaatcagaccatttctttaccaaggtcagtattgtctgttcatCCTGaccatggctttccagggtctccatTAGATTTTCCCATCACCTGTAATTACCTGATCCGTTTAACTGGAGCTGCACATTGCACACAGAGTAACTATGTTTGGATTATACAAACACCTTGTCTTGGATTGCATAGGCAGAACACAATTACGGTGGACCTGGGAATGAACTGCTTTCAAGCTACAGTTCAGGGCAACAAGCCACTTCTTAACACTtctctccattttattgtatgctgtAAGGCAGAAGATGTGTTAACAAACAGAATTACACATTTTGGCACACGTGCAAGACCACTTAATACAGGCTTGCTAATATACTCCTACGACCCCCTCAAAAATCAAGCGAACACAAACATGATTGCTTCCACCGGCTGGTCATTCTAATTAACTGTCAGAGTGGATTCATTTCCAAGGCTGAATGATAAACGCTCTGCGTCTGTGATTTCCCTCTGTTAGTTGCATTGGTGAGTCTTACCCCGTAAAGGCGAATCTACAAGGAGAGAGAAAA
It contains:
- the ESD gene encoding S-formylglutathione hydrolase isoform X2; its protein translation is MALKEVSSNKCFEGFQKVFEHDSVELKCKMKFGIYLPPKAKTEKCPVLYWLSGLTCTEQNFITKAAFHQAASEHGLVVVAPDTSPRGCGIKGEDESWDFGTGAGFYVDATEEPWKTNYRMYSYIKDELPKLINANFPVDSERMSISGHSMGGHGALILALKNPGKYKSASAFAPICNPVQCPWGKKAFSGYLGSNVAPWEAYDATHIAKSYQGPPLDILIDQGKDDQFLSAGQLLPDNFIAACTESKIPVVFRMQQGYDHSYYFITTFINDHIRHHAKYLNA
- the ESD gene encoding S-formylglutathione hydrolase isoform X1; translated protein: MTNQVIFKEYVLCASTLLQRTMRNCVAGHLGCLVSFSKRLTIAFLSSQHTPCEIMALKEVSSNKCFEGFQKVFEHDSVELKCKMKFGIYLPPKAKTEKCPVLYWLSGLTCTEQNFITKAAFHQAASEHGLVVVAPDTSPRGCGIKGEDESWDFGTGAGFYVDATEEPWKTNYRMYSYIKDELPKLINANFPVDSERMSISGHSMGGHGALILALKNPGKYKSASAFAPICNPVQCPWGKKAFSGYLGSNVAPWEAYDATHIAKSYQGPPLDILIDQGKDDQFLSAGQLLPDNFIAACTESKIPVVFRMQQGYDHSYYFITTFINDHIRHHAKYLNA